One window of Pleomorphomonas sp. T1.2MG-36 genomic DNA carries:
- a CDS encoding phosphatase PAP2 family protein: MYDLDTFLTHTINSLAGVYAPVDFVTLSVSAIGVPLLVLAVAGQWWRRGDRDNTRHVLVATGLSFLLGLAVNQLILLLVPRIRPYDAGVSHLLIAPSADPSFPSDHATATFAIAAAFLIHRMRRLGVWFLAAAFLVSFSRIYIGTHYVSDVLGGAATGFMAAIVIRFLFREGTRLDRLITGIL; the protein is encoded by the coding sequence ATGTACGATCTGGATACCTTCCTCACTCACACCATCAACAGCCTTGCCGGAGTCTACGCCCCCGTCGATTTTGTAACGCTGTCAGTTTCAGCAATCGGTGTTCCGCTTCTGGTCTTGGCAGTTGCCGGGCAATGGTGGCGGCGGGGGGATCGGGATAACACTCGCCACGTGCTCGTTGCCACCGGCCTTTCATTTCTACTCGGCCTTGCCGTCAATCAGCTGATCCTGCTGCTGGTTCCTCGTATCCGGCCCTACGATGCTGGCGTCAGTCATCTCCTAATCGCCCCAAGCGCAGATCCATCCTTCCCGTCCGATCATGCCACCGCGACATTCGCGATCGCCGCCGCTTTTCTGATTCACCGAATGCGCCGCCTAGGAGTTTGGTTTCTCGCCGCCGCCTTCCTAGTGAGCTTCTCGCGAATTTACATCGGTACGCATTATGTAAGCGACGTGCTTGGAGGAGCGGCAACCGGCTTCATGGCTGCGATCGTGATCCGTTTCCTTTTTCGGGAGGGAACTCGACTGGACCGGCTGATCACCGGGATTTTGTAG
- a CDS encoding LysR family transcriptional regulator codes for MLGENFNNLSAFVVVARERSFTKAAAKLGVSQSALSQTIKGLEVRLGLQLLTRTTRSVSPTEAGERLLQSVAPRFEDIERDISALSALREKPAGLIRITAGEHPAVTVLQPALARFLPDYPDIQVEIIVDHGLTDIAAEGYDAGVRLGEQVAKDMIAVPIGPEMRMAVVGAPAYFARYPKPVTPQELTQHNCINFRLPTYGGLFPWEFEKDGRELKVRVEGQLIFNNMALRLKSALSGTGLAYLPEDEALGHIADGRLVRVLEDWCEPFPGYHLYYPSRRHSSPALTILCEALKFKKGRVRPTHLY; via the coding sequence ATGCTGGGCGAGAACTTCAACAACCTCTCCGCCTTCGTGGTGGTCGCCAGGGAGCGCAGCTTCACCAAGGCGGCGGCCAAGCTCGGCGTGTCGCAATCGGCCCTCAGCCAGACCATCAAGGGGCTGGAGGTGCGGCTGGGATTGCAGCTGTTGACGCGCACCACGCGCTCCGTCTCGCCGACCGAGGCTGGCGAGCGCCTGCTGCAATCGGTGGCGCCGCGCTTTGAGGATATCGAACGGGATATTTCGGCGCTGAGCGCCCTCAGGGAAAAGCCGGCCGGCCTGATCCGCATCACGGCGGGCGAACATCCGGCGGTGACCGTGCTGCAGCCGGCGCTGGCCAGGTTCCTGCCCGACTATCCGGACATTCAGGTGGAGATCATCGTCGACCACGGCCTGACCGACATCGCCGCCGAGGGCTATGACGCCGGCGTGCGGCTCGGCGAGCAGGTGGCGAAAGACATGATTGCCGTGCCGATCGGGCCCGAGATGCGGATGGCCGTCGTCGGCGCGCCGGCCTATTTTGCCAGATATCCCAAGCCGGTGACGCCGCAGGAACTGACGCAGCACAACTGCATCAATTTCCGTCTGCCGACCTATGGCGGCCTGTTCCCCTGGGAGTTCGAGAAGGATGGCCGCGAGCTGAAGGTGCGCGTCGAAGGCCAGTTGATCTTCAACAACATGGCGCTCAGGCTCAAATCGGCGTTGTCCGGCACCGGCCTTGCCTACCTGCCGGAAGACGAGGCGCTTGGACACATCGCCGACGGTCGGCTGGTTCGCGTGCTCGAGGATTGGTGCGAGCCTTTCCCCGGCTATCACCTCTACTATCCGAGCCGCCGCCATTCCTCGCCGGCGCTGACAATCCTTTGCGAAGCCTTGAAATTCAAAAAGGGCCGGGTAAGGCCGACACATCTGTATTGA
- a CDS encoding fused DSP-PTPase phosphatase/NAD kinase-like protein has protein sequence MNLRKLLRLSILALLAGIVGFGLYLWQLQRSGNFHSVVAGELYRSNQPTPERLALYEKEEHIRSILNLRGAQPGAPWYEAERQAAEQLGLTLIDCPMSDHEVLSPDHVDALIRALAEAPKPLLVHCKAGADRSGLASALYLARIAHVDPELAEKQLSIFYGHFSVPWLSGAWPMDVTWEAAEG, from the coding sequence ATGAACCTTCGCAAACTTCTTCGCCTCTCAATACTCGCACTGCTGGCTGGCATTGTCGGTTTTGGTCTCTATCTCTGGCAGCTTCAGCGTAGCGGGAACTTCCACAGCGTCGTCGCAGGAGAGCTTTACCGATCCAACCAGCCAACGCCAGAACGGCTAGCCCTCTACGAGAAGGAAGAGCATATCCGATCGATCCTGAACCTGCGCGGCGCCCAGCCCGGGGCGCCGTGGTACGAAGCCGAACGCCAGGCCGCCGAGCAACTCGGTCTGACTCTGATCGACTGCCCAATGTCGGATCACGAGGTGCTGTCGCCAGATCACGTCGATGCTCTCATCCGAGCCCTGGCCGAGGCACCCAAGCCCTTACTGGTTCATTGCAAGGCCGGAGCGGACCGCTCCGGTTTGGCCTCGGCTCTCTACCTGGCGCGCATAGCGCATGTTGACCCCGAGCTTGCGGAGAAACAGCTCTCCATTTTCTACGGACATTTCTCCGTGCCATGGTTGTCCGGTGCTTGGCCGATGGACGTCACCTGGGAGGCGGCGGAGGGATAA